tggttattcggaacaaagcacgtttagtcgttcaaggttttcgtcagatagaaggaatcgactacaacgaagtctatgcacctgttgcacgtctggaagcaattcggatctttctggcttatgcctcattcaaaggattcaaggtttaccagatggacgtcaaaagtgcattcttacatggtgtggttgaagaagaggtatacgtcgaacagcctccaggttttgaagatcctatccatcccgatcgggtttggttgctcaacaaagctctctatggtcttcatcaagcaccacgagcttggtatgcaaccttatctacctatctgctggagaacggttttcgaagaggtcttatcgattgtactcttttcatcaaagaacaagatggagatcttcttctggtacaggtatatgttgatgatattatttttggttctactaatgatgttttgtgtaggaatttcgagcgcattatgcaggataaattcgagatgagtgctatgggggaaatgaccttcttcttgggcctacaagtgcaacaaactgagtctgggatattcatccatcagactaaatatgttggtgacatcttgagccggttccagatgtctgatgcaacgcccattggtaccccactgccacaaaatcacggaattactccagacttgaagggtgaagctgttagcccctcatactatcgcgcaatgatcggatctcttatgtacctcacagcatcaaggccagacataatgtatccaacgtgccttcttgccagatatcaagtcaacccgaatgcctcacatcttgcagctgtaaaaaggatttttcgttatttgaagggttaccctgacaccggtctatggtaccctagggataataactttgacttgatcgcattcagtgattctgatcatggcggatgcaaaatcgacggaaAATCCACAatggctggatgtcagtttttaggaaatcgcctagtcacatggcagtgcaagaagcagacttgtgtggctacttcaacatgcgaagctgaatacattgctgcctcaagttgttgctcccaagttctttggatccaacaacaattgcgggactacggttttgaattcctaactactcctatttacgttgataattctgatgctttacagatcactagaaatcctgtgcagtactcaaagaccaaacacatcgaaatcaaatatcacttcatacgtgattgctttgagaaaaggctaatcgatgttgttaaggtccacaccgatgaccaacgtgccgacctttttaccaaagcatttgacaaatcaagatttgactttttattattggtaaacggcattaaggtcaagcaagagtaaaaccaacatcggaaaatcatttttgtaaatacctttgtgttgtaaatttgtcttagtttattgattttagggggagtaaatccaaaaaaatcggaaaatccaaaaacatcgaaaaatttcaaaaacacaaaaacaatagaaaaacaaaaatgagtttcctggcgagcaaaagagaaaatgatagtacatcagtggtctatccaaacctctttaaaccttaaatgaaaaacgataagcagctctatataagatgtatcggtaggctcacaatcattttaaagtgtgcaggttgatataaacttaaatcgactgaagaccaggtgggaaccattcattggcatatggtcttagtaccgaaatttcgtttgatagattgccgaggttctgagatattcggtctttatgctgcttatcatctgggtatcatggttgtatcttttaccgaaaaataacggggacgcaagtctagatcttccatgatactatacatacgtgtatatattacatactgcattcgacctcaataagtgataaacaatcacatgtccaaacaaataagtgataaaatatcacatttatccgggagtcaagttcgtctctctgctgtacggaagtactgacctgttcacggacttgctcctgtgccctcatgcatatgaaaatcaagttcctcatcaataagtgattatatcacatagggcttgttttcaaatcaaaataagtgagtatctcacatcttatacggtcaaacagatgataatcggtatactcaccggtaagatgaattctcgtgcataccttgatacgggaatgtgtcgtgatgtggatgaacaccggtcggtaagtataaatcataccttaacgtatcctctcgccatgattacatctgataagttgagcttaagtggacaacaataccgataattgttataggatgcttatcttaatgttaactaactgaacaacaagagtgttttggcatgaccgtacactgatatgattctcttaccctcgaaactcgcaaaaagaatgtctgtatatatttatttactgcttaacttttattgttttattttaaacagtttcgtcgtttggtgcatatcagcacgacattagcggtgatgtcgtttgataacactcaaaggatattaaaattgttgtcttttaatttattcaaaaataccaaaaagattttaggtgtgttttaatataaactttgtaaaagccaaaaagattttatttctacgttattttcgatcgtacgatgttggagctcgagtcttcgttacctgaaacctgaacgaaaaccgaattgactaaatcttcataaacggtcgaaatttgcgaGCTTTGAAAGTTATATCTGAAATTGAGAagtttattaaactttcaaactgtcggacggtgtttgattgtgacatggtcattcgtgtgtcttttgtttatactaactattccaagcagttgttctcatttcgcgtttagatttcttgcatgtgcagattctaaaggctaggagaacatggtcgatgacgagcttcggaatgaagacacgacgtaaaggcactcaaaagatgaagatgatcgagttgccgcggaccatcatcaacaccacaaggatcttaagCTTTGAAGATCAattcattcacgagcataactcaagggggagattatgttaagggggagtttgtcaacacacttcctacatgatacgggtagtttgttgatacactttctgctttcaagatgtgaagactttgaagatcctccgacattgaagacttgaaaggacatcagagtcctGAAGACACcaagatcaaagatgatcaagatcgagacaaagctacagccaagggggagtttgttggtgcacttgtgtctgtactttgtctgtactCTGTATCGTGTCAATATTAGACGATGTCCGTTGTTGGTTTTGTaggtttgaccaagtcaaccatcctcctggtttgacttgggcAAACAGTTTGTGCATGAATGTAAAATGTCTGTGCCGAAGGatgtctcatcgaaggatagtttagatccttcgatgagctcgaaagatgaatCTCGACAGATCATCCTTCGAGATATACATAGGTCCTTCGACAGGTTTaacttcgatagatgatccttcgatcatctatcggatccttcgatcagccttgatgatccttcggacagactacctgtgtttgggtataaatacccatgcagtgtgttctttTCAGTTTAGACTTAGAGAGACATTGGAAAACACTTGAGAGAcacttctgtcaagaacacacactgttagagagtttacaaaacagatttgtaaaccttgtgcttgtaaccggaaccttcattcgcattaatacaagtggtgttaatcggtgaatcttgtgtgttttgtgtttatacttgtctcaactcggtttgcatactagcttggattccgcactcgctagtatgttactataacaaggttaaggtttaacctcatcctccgCGAGGGACCTACACTCCCCCCATGGCCCACACATGCGCATACCGCAAATGTGAAGAAAAGCATCAGTGACATCCAATTAGTGAATCGACCATTGTGACAATGCAAGAGATAACACAGTCCAAATGGTACCCGAATTAACCACCGGACTAAAGGTGTCCTCACATTCCACACCTATTTGTTGGTTTCGGCTATCACATACCAATCATGCCTTGTAATGTTCCAACGTCCTGTTAGATTTTAATTTGTGGCGAAATAGCCACACGCTACGTATGATATGCAGAGGGGGCTATCGAGGAACCAACTCCCAAGTCTTAATGAATGAGCAATGAGTACCACATGAGGATCGTTTCAACAAGCGGCAATGTGAGTACCAAACATAAGCAATGAATTAAATTATGATCACTTCTCCAGAGCATATCAACCCATGCATGCAAGTGTTGGAACTTAGAACCATAAAAACATACATATTTTTATTGACACATAGATAAACAACAATTAAGGTGGCTCGTTACATATTTAATAGAAGATGACAGAGAAATGCCAAGAAGTAGCATTATATAGTACCAAAGGTTGCCCATTACTATCATCAGTTAAAAATGGAAAAAGGTCCCCGCACATAAGCTCACAGTGGCTGCAGACACTCGGGCAGAAAACAAACTTATAACCGCTATAAGTAATGTTCTCAAGCTTAAACCAGCTATACAATGTTTTTGGCCCCGGGTTTCCTTCAACACCTCCTACCATCACAATATGTTCTTTCATAACTTCATTATATTTCAACTGCCATATGTTTGACTCATTACAACTGTTGGAACCTGAGATCTTGATGTTAACATCTGTGGAAACACGGATCACGTGTTCCTTGGGGTTGACCGGAGTGAAAGTCAACCAGGGGCCCTTGTTCAGACCTAAGTCTTGTCCAACTGCAAGTGGACATGACTTGTTTCCGACATGCGCCAGAATGAGTCCCCCATTGTAATCGTCTGAATTTGCTGGCTTAACGCGGTATTTGACCCCTGCGCGGAGAACTTTTCCATGGGCATCGAGCACGGGAGCAGGAGCTGAATTGGCTGCTAATATGATCAATGCGATTAATGAGAATAAGATGATTGTTTTCATTTTAAAAGCGTTAGCGAATGATTCAGATTAAAAGCTATTTATAGACGGTGAGAAGTTTGCTAGCTTAAAACCATCATGTTGTTGTTAGTATTATAAACTTAATATCTATTATGTTATGTATTTATATTCGAATTATATGTTTAAAGTATGAAATGATATGTAATATTTGAACGGTTATGTGGCTATGGTTGGCACCGTTTAAAACGGTTGGTTTTCCCTCCAAGTTCAACCGCCATCAACCGACACTATATATGTAGTATTGCCGGCAGTTATGTCCGGTACCAAGAGACAATATCATTCGATCTTGTACTCCTAAATATTCCTGCACATTTCTTTGATCATAATGAATTCAAAACCATCAATTGATTCCGCTGCAAATGCATTTATAAaccaacaaagtggtatcagagccgccaCTTCTGGAAGAGAAGAGATTCCTGCAACGACATCAACAACTCTGCCATGTATGCACTGCTAGTATGAGAAGAGAGAAAGACGATGGTTACAGAGGAAGTGTTATTATTGCAATCAACCAGGGCATCAGATTGCATCGTGCAAGaggaaagaagaagatgaagccTCTCAACTTATACGTTTGGCGGTTAACACGGGAACTCAATCACAGAAGGACATCGATGATGAAAGACAAAATGATCGGAGATCGGAATACATGGTGACCGGAACAGACGGAAGTTTCTGGTTAGATATCTGGTATGTTAGCAAATCGTTTAAACGACACTATTCTGGAAATTTAAACATGTTTAAGCGAATCAAAACACTGTATGATGTTGAAACGAAAACCGgcgaatgtaatttctattttatCAAAGGAATAGGTGTCATTGAAATGATTTCAGGATCTGAAAAACTTCGAATTCAAAGTTTATTTTATACACTAGATATATAGATCGAAATGTTCTGAGTTTCGATCAATTGATCACACAAGGCTATACCGTGAAATTTACGGGTGATCAATGCAAAATATATCCAACATTCAGTATTCCTATTCCTGCAATCAATAAAAGGAATGATACAACTTGTTACACGAGAGAAGATGATATCGGtaacaaagaaaaggaagaaacgttgaGATCTGAAACCGAGTATGAAAAGTTCAAGAATGATTACTTGAATTCATACTTCGAGAGTTTAAACATCTCAACAGAAGAGCCAGATTGGAACATAATGATATTGCAAGCAATGTCATTTAACGAATTCCAAGACTGCATGGCCCTACTAGATATGTTGAAAGATGATGAATATGTCAGTAAATACAAATACGTTATAGAGAAAAAGTTCGAAGAAATGGTCGATTGGTTTCTAAAGTTTAAATTAGAAATCAAAACTAGACCATTGCCTGCCTATGCCGAAAACAACAGGAAGGTTAGTTTGTTAGATTTATACTTAGAGGTCGAAAGAGAGGGTGGTCACCGACGAGTGACAGATAATCATATGTGGGCGGTGATATCAAAGGATATGGGTCTTGATTATAATGATGCAGAATTAATGAGGCTCATATACGCCATGTATTTGGACGTACTAGTTTATTACTACAAGATCAAATCCACTCAAAACGCTGCAGCCGAAAAGGAAATCAGTGAAGACGTCGGCGGAAAAAGAAGGACCAGAAGCATGGAACTGGATGAAGGAACAAGCGTGCAGTCAGGTGCCGAACGGGAAGGAACTACAGACGAACATTATGTATTCTTTGCTGGGAATGATTGGTATGGATTAAAGCGATTAAAGCAAAGAAAGAAGTTTGATTTCAgaagagaagagctgaaaaggCGGTGAACGAGGCAAATGATAGCGTGCTAAAACACTCTAGAAAAGGGAATTAAGTTTATGGGGAGTGATTGTTAGTATTATAAACTTAATATATATTATGTTATGTATTTATATTCGAATTATATGTTTAAAGTATGAAACAATATGTAATATTTGAATGGTTATGTGGCTATGGTTGGCACCGTTTAAAACGGTTGGTTTTCCCTCCAAGTTCAACCGCCATCAACCGACACTATGTATGTAGTATTGCTGGCAGTTATGTCCGGTACCAAGAGACAATATCATTCGATCTTGTACTCCTAAATATTCCTGCACATTTCTTTGATCATAGTGAATTCAAGACCATCAATTGATTCCGCTAACGAACAGTTGTTGGTTTGGAGTTTCCATAGTTTTAGACCACCCAAATTGAAGTTGGATATTGTTTTTGACTTGTAAATTGTAATGGTTGCTGACTCCTGAGCTGGAATGTCAATAATTTCATGCTGACAGTTGCAATATAAAAATAGACATCCACATCTAAACAAAAGACCATGGTTTACCAAACTACCCTCATCACTTTCTTAAACTATCCATGGAGACTCACATTGATGTCagttggtggtggcggcggccGTCAAAAAACTTACTAAGGCCATGTGTAGTAAAGCCCTTTAGGGGCGTTATATGACAACTGACGAAAAGTGAAAGAGAGGAGCTTTATAGGGCTTTATATCACAAGAGAGTGTAGTAATAACCTCATAtctcatcattactcaattattaattttctgtttttttaattaatttctaaatTTATAAACAAAATTTCTCACTCACCTTATccccatcatcttcttcattcatAGGCATCTCCTCCATATTCCACATAAACCCATCACTAGGAATACTCTCCACAACAAAATTCTCCACTTTACATCTTCCACATTTCACTTCCCTAAAATCTGCCTCTAGACCCCACCATAAAACCGCCACCGTAGGTGGTGCTTCTGGGTTTGTTACGGCGGCGACTGCCACCCCCAATAATATTCTGACCGAGAAGGCCCTTGGTGTGTTTGATGAAGACAatttgtatgatgatgatgagtctGAAGTTGAATTTGATGaaaatggttgtggtggtggtgatggtgagcTTGCTGTTAGTAAATTGGGTTTGCCTCAAAGGATGGTTCAGAAACTTTCCACAATTGTCGTGTTATAATTTTCACCCTGCATAAAAAATTTTAACCCATAGCGCCGGCCGTAGTGGTGTGGCCGGGCGCTATTGTTGGCCATCCGAAACATCTCCATCATATGTATAAGAGTATGCATTTGCAGCGGAAGGTTTTAGATGATTTGC
The Helianthus annuus cultivar XRQ/B chromosome 6, HanXRQr2.0-SUNRISE, whole genome shotgun sequence genome window above contains:
- the LOC110866049 gene encoding miraculin; its protein translation is MKTIILFSLIALIILAANSAPAPVLDAHGKVLRAGVKYRVKPANSDDYNGGLILAHVGNKSCPLAVGQDLGLNKGPWLTFTPVNPKEHVIRVSTDVNIKISGSNSCNESNIWQLKYNEVMKEHIVMVGGVEGNPGPKTLYSWFKLENITYSGYKFVFCPSVCSHCELMCGDLFPFLTDDSNGQPLVLYNATSWHFSVIFY